A section of the Sedimentisphaera cyanobacteriorum genome encodes:
- a CDS encoding glycoside hydrolase family 31 protein, with protein sequence MTYNLQKFSASILIIGAIAAVCSAAPKSFITGDVRIQPLSETLVRMEVRGPKGFEDRPTFHIQNRDIGGAEAEKSAENGNIIVKTPAYSVHIPQNAGNLDKAYITDSAGRKIWSKDSDEEYFPIECRWPNSGGGFFYDSGKLLGHAENEDADKFLWKKESSGNWFILKNKATGDYIYLDKDEDFVCCGKPSSIKQAQWQQEPAGRGFARLKNRAHPKYYLHIENKEGFVEYDTKDTKNDTDTPLTGWHSANWRLEKKSRNRRYLPEPTEKTKAWMIADEPRYVPSRWEYNPAPEGLKNNGWDMSNNAEDIYVFLPQGNWKRLRQDFIELTGRTNLVPLYALGGWDSRYYAYTQKYAVNKIKKYQTRDIPLDVFVVDTDWRVGASIGYDINKKLFPDMEKFISDAHRMGKRIVFNDHPEPQAEALEREEVNYRNKGLRGLFDIGLDFWWFDRNWHTCIIPPDGIAKEVFGMYIYDAVTRDYYPHRRPLIMANYDGIDHGKINRPSNIAAHRYSIQWTGDTRSHWNSLKDEIRNAVFAGVYGPFPYLSTDVGGHMGDLTTEQYCRWVQFGTLSPIFRLHSNHRWTRAPWTYDDPSESVVRRFMQMRMRLLPVLYTAARENWETGEPIMKRCDLLYPEFEEAKTNHQYLIGDNILFAPVYEPMKDSPKRSLWLPPGEWINAFTGEVLEGGKTVSAELNLETVPLFVRSGSVIPLAPNMLDTAKKPWDPITLDIYPSSKTAAKAQLYEDDRMSRDYKQGFCRETAFSCKPENGGKVLDVKISEADGTFQNSLKERSWKLRIHKPEGVKTISRVLADGKQISWQLEEKDSAKMPFAVEAGSPDGDIFVITLPKESVYQSRNVKITFE encoded by the coding sequence ATGACTTACAATTTACAGAAATTCTCGGCATCAATTTTGATTATTGGTGCTATAGCTGCGGTTTGTTCTGCAGCTCCAAAGAGCTTTATTACAGGCGATGTACGGATTCAGCCTCTCTCTGAAACGCTTGTGCGTATGGAGGTTCGGGGGCCGAAGGGCTTTGAAGACCGACCTACATTCCACATACAAAACAGGGACATTGGCGGAGCCGAAGCCGAGAAGAGTGCAGAAAACGGCAATATAATCGTTAAAACCCCTGCCTACAGCGTTCATATTCCGCAAAACGCAGGAAATCTGGACAAAGCATATATAACCGATTCTGCAGGCAGGAAAATCTGGAGCAAAGACAGCGATGAAGAATACTTCCCGATTGAATGCCGCTGGCCAAACAGCGGGGGAGGCTTCTTCTACGACAGCGGCAAACTGCTCGGACATGCCGAAAACGAAGATGCAGATAAATTCCTCTGGAAAAAAGAGAGCAGTGGGAATTGGTTCATACTCAAAAACAAAGCCACCGGCGATTATATCTACCTCGATAAGGATGAAGATTTCGTCTGCTGCGGGAAACCTTCCAGCATCAAACAGGCTCAATGGCAGCAAGAGCCCGCAGGCAGAGGGTTTGCAAGGCTGAAAAACCGTGCTCACCCAAAATACTACCTGCATATCGAAAATAAAGAGGGGTTTGTAGAATACGATACCAAAGACACAAAGAACGATACTGACACCCCGCTCACCGGCTGGCACAGTGCAAACTGGAGGCTCGAGAAGAAGAGCAGGAACCGCAGATACCTTCCCGAACCCACAGAAAAGACAAAGGCCTGGATGATAGCAGATGAGCCCAGATACGTCCCTTCAAGGTGGGAATACAACCCCGCTCCTGAAGGCTTGAAAAACAACGGCTGGGATATGAGCAATAATGCCGAAGATATCTACGTCTTCCTCCCGCAGGGAAACTGGAAAAGGCTCAGGCAGGATTTTATCGAGCTTACCGGCAGGACAAATCTTGTGCCTCTCTATGCCCTCGGCGGATGGGACAGCAGATACTACGCCTATACCCAGAAATATGCTGTCAATAAGATAAAGAAGTATCAGACCAGGGACATTCCTCTGGATGTTTTCGTAGTTGACACAGACTGGCGCGTTGGTGCTTCTATAGGGTATGATATAAACAAAAAGCTCTTTCCCGATATGGAAAAATTCATCTCGGATGCCCACCGCATGGGCAAGAGAATCGTTTTCAACGACCACCCTGAACCGCAGGCGGAGGCGCTTGAGCGGGAGGAAGTGAACTACCGTAATAAAGGGCTTAGAGGCCTTTTCGATATAGGCCTTGATTTCTGGTGGTTCGACAGAAACTGGCACACCTGCATAATTCCTCCTGATGGAATTGCTAAGGAAGTTTTCGGGATGTATATCTACGATGCTGTAACGAGGGACTACTACCCGCACCGCAGACCTCTGATTATGGCAAACTACGACGGAATCGACCACGGCAAGATCAACCGGCCTTCCAATATCGCCGCCCACAGATACTCAATCCAGTGGACAGGGGACACCCGCTCGCACTGGAACTCCCTGAAGGATGAGATAAGGAATGCTGTGTTTGCAGGCGTTTACGGGCCGTTTCCGTATCTCAGCACAGACGTTGGCGGGCATATGGGAGACCTCACAACAGAGCAGTACTGCAGGTGGGTTCAGTTTGGAACGCTTTCGCCGATCTTTCGCCTGCACAGCAACCACAGATGGACAAGAGCCCCTTGGACTTATGATGACCCCTCTGAATCAGTAGTGCGAAGGTTTATGCAGATGCGTATGCGGCTGCTGCCTGTGCTTTATACCGCAGCAAGAGAGAACTGGGAAACCGGCGAACCGATTATGAAACGCTGCGACCTTCTCTACCCTGAATTCGAAGAGGCAAAGACAAATCACCAGTATCTGATTGGCGATAATATCCTCTTTGCCCCTGTTTACGAGCCTATGAAGGACAGTCCAAAACGCTCGCTATGGCTTCCGCCGGGAGAATGGATCAACGCATTCACAGGCGAGGTGCTTGAAGGCGGGAAAACGGTTTCAGCTGAGCTAAACCTCGAAACAGTACCGCTGTTTGTGCGCAGCGGATCAGTTATTCCGCTTGCCCCGAATATGCTTGATACCGCCAAAAAGCCGTGGGATCCGATAACCCTTGATATCTACCCCTCTTCTAAGACCGCTGCAAAAGCCCAGCTCTACGAAGACGACCGTATGAGCAGGGACTACAAACAAGGCTTCTGCAGGGAAACCGCCTTCTCCTGCAAGCCGGAAAACGGCGGAAAAGTTCTGGATGTGAAGATCTCTGAGGCAGACGGTACATTCCAGAACTCCCTCAAGGAAAGAAGCTGGAAACTGCGCATCCATAAACCTGAAGGCGTTAAAACAATAAGCAGGGTACTCGCAGACGGGAAACAGATAAGCTGGCAGCTCGAAGAAAAAGATTCTGCAAAGATGCCTTTCGCCGTTGAAGCAGGCAGCCCGGACGGCGATATATTTGTAATCACTCTGCCCAAGGAAAGCGTTTATCAAAGCCGGAACGTGAAAATCACATTTGAGTAG
- a CDS encoding sulfatase family protein, which yields MKSRREFLKAGCLMSASLAFGSSLIGAEKKAKRPNIIFIMADDHASQAFSCYGSNRNKTPNLDRIAEEGMLFENCFCTNSICAPSRAVILTGKHSHINGKTTNRHNEPFDGSQQTVPKLMRKCGYQTAMIGKWHLRSEPTGFDHWEVLPGQGKYHDPVFKTEKGKKKYKGYVTDLITDFTIDWLENRNKDKPFFLMSHHKAPHRSWHPDEKHKGMYEDKEIPVPETFDDDYSTRCAAAEESEMTILNHLRKWDLKKTPPKGLTKEERKHWNYRRYMEDYLACIASIDDNIGRLLDYLKKSGLEENTIIIYTSDQGFFLGEHGWFDKRFMYEESLRMPLLMRWPRHIKPGRVTDSMVMNLDFAPTFLDAAGLDIPGDIQGESFVPILKGSEPDNWRDAVYYHYYEYPAVHQVKRHYGIRTKRYKLIHFYFDIDCWELYDLEKDPNELNNLYGKAEYQSLVKRLKAELKRLQVKYKDTEFIKNFKGGKKI from the coding sequence ATGAAATCCAGAAGAGAATTTTTGAAGGCGGGCTGCCTTATGAGCGCCTCGCTTGCTTTCGGTTCGTCATTAATCGGGGCTGAAAAGAAAGCCAAAAGGCCGAATATTATATTCATTATGGCCGATGACCACGCCTCGCAGGCCTTCAGCTGCTACGGCAGCAATCGCAACAAAACCCCCAACCTCGACCGAATCGCAGAAGAGGGAATGCTGTTTGAAAACTGCTTCTGCACAAATTCGATCTGCGCACCGAGCCGTGCGGTAATCCTGACAGGCAAACACAGCCACATCAACGGCAAGACAACCAACAGGCACAATGAGCCTTTCGACGGCTCACAGCAGACAGTGCCCAAGCTGATGCGCAAGTGCGGCTATCAGACTGCAATGATCGGCAAATGGCATCTTCGCAGCGAGCCGACAGGCTTCGATCACTGGGAGGTGCTCCCCGGGCAGGGCAAATACCACGACCCGGTCTTCAAAACAGAAAAGGGGAAGAAGAAGTATAAGGGCTACGTAACAGACCTTATCACAGACTTCACAATCGACTGGCTCGAAAACCGCAATAAAGACAAGCCGTTCTTTTTGATGAGCCATCATAAAGCCCCGCACCGGAGCTGGCATCCAGATGAAAAACACAAGGGGATGTATGAGGACAAAGAAATCCCCGTACCAGAGACTTTCGACGACGACTACTCCACCCGCTGCGCTGCGGCAGAGGAAAGCGAAATGACAATTCTAAATCACCTGCGCAAATGGGACTTGAAGAAAACCCCGCCCAAAGGGCTCACCAAGGAAGAACGCAAACACTGGAACTACCGCAGGTATATGGAAGACTACCTCGCCTGCATCGCCTCGATCGATGATAATATCGGAAGACTGCTTGACTATCTCAAAAAAAGCGGGCTCGAAGAAAATACAATAATCATATACACCTCCGATCAGGGTTTCTTCCTTGGTGAACACGGCTGGTTCGACAAACGCTTTATGTATGAGGAGTCGCTAAGGATGCCTCTTCTTATGCGCTGGCCAAGGCACATAAAGCCGGGCAGAGTTACCGATTCGATGGTGATGAATCTGGATTTCGCCCCCACTTTCCTCGATGCCGCAGGGCTGGATATACCCGGCGATATTCAGGGCGAAAGCTTCGTCCCTATTCTGAAAGGCAGCGAGCCGGATAACTGGCGGGATGCCGTTTATTACCATTACTACGAATACCCCGCAGTGCATCAGGTGAAAAGGCATTACGGCATACGAACAAAACGCTACAAGCTCATTCACTTCTACTTCGATATAGACTGCTGGGAGCTCTACGACTTAGAGAAAGACCCCAACGAACTTAACAATCTCTACGGCAAAGCCGAATATCAGTCTCTTGTGAAAAGGCTAAAGGCTGAGCTGAAAAGGCTTCAGGTGAAATACAAAGACACCGAATTCATTAAAAACTTCAAAGGAGGCAAAAAGATATGA
- a CDS encoding sulfatase family protein, giving the protein MNRLNRRLFLKRAGGLAALTAFSGLAESLSAADASEKLPNFVVILTDDQGYEDVGCYGADGFETPNLDKMAAEGMRFTDFHVSQSVCSPSRAALMTGCYHPRVGIYKALFPHVNRGLNPKEETIAEVLKPRGYRCGIFGKWHLGHRYPFLPLQQGFDEYFGLPYSNDMWPRDFDGTTLKDGCHPKARWRIGIPDLPVMQGNTIIDRIRTMQDQNKLTAMYTKRAVDFIERNKSQPFFLYLPHSMPHVPLGVSDKFRGKSKKGIYGDVIMEIDWSAGEIIKALKRNGLDENTLVIFTSDNGPWLNYGKHGGSADPLREGKGSNCWEGGSRVPCIMRWPGRIPASSVCDKLAGTIDILPTFASLSGAKLPEKKIDGVDITSLLEGRENAEPRKYYFYYYEKELDAVRRGPWKLVFPHKYRGCEGVEPGKNGFPGPRELRRAEKALYNLNEDIEEHNNVINEHPEIVRELEKLAESVRKELGDGRKNMRGSGQRPVGRI; this is encoded by the coding sequence ATGAATCGGTTAAACAGAAGATTATTTTTAAAACGCGCCGGAGGGCTTGCAGCTTTAACGGCCTTTTCAGGGCTTGCAGAGAGTTTGTCAGCCGCTGATGCGTCCGAGAAGCTTCCCAATTTTGTTGTAATACTCACAGATGATCAGGGATATGAAGACGTAGGCTGCTACGGCGCCGACGGCTTCGAAACGCCCAACTTAGACAAAATGGCCGCTGAGGGGATGAGATTTACCGATTTCCACGTATCTCAGAGCGTATGCAGCCCCTCCAGAGCGGCTCTTATGACAGGCTGCTATCACCCGCGTGTCGGGATATACAAGGCCCTTTTCCCGCATGTAAACCGAGGCCTCAATCCGAAGGAAGAAACCATAGCCGAGGTGCTAAAGCCCAGAGGCTATCGCTGCGGGATATTCGGCAAATGGCATCTTGGCCATCGCTATCCGTTCCTTCCGCTTCAGCAGGGGTTTGATGAGTATTTCGGACTGCCTTACTCGAATGATATGTGGCCGCGGGATTTCGACGGCACAACCCTCAAAGACGGCTGCCACCCCAAAGCCAGATGGCGCATCGGCATACCCGATCTGCCTGTGATGCAGGGCAATACAATAATCGATAGAATCAGAACCATGCAAGACCAGAATAAGCTCACAGCTATGTACACTAAAAGAGCTGTTGACTTCATTGAAAGGAATAAATCCCAGCCGTTTTTCCTCTATCTGCCCCATTCGATGCCGCATGTTCCGCTTGGGGTGAGCGATAAGTTTCGCGGAAAGAGCAAAAAAGGCATCTACGGCGATGTGATTATGGAGATAGACTGGTCTGCGGGCGAGATTATCAAAGCTCTGAAACGAAACGGATTAGACGAAAACACGCTCGTAATCTTCACCTCAGACAATGGGCCTTGGCTAAATTACGGCAAGCATGGCGGCTCAGCAGACCCGCTCAGAGAGGGCAAAGGCTCAAACTGCTGGGAAGGGGGAAGCAGAGTTCCGTGCATAATGAGATGGCCGGGCAGAATCCCCGCCTCCAGCGTTTGCGATAAGCTCGCAGGGACTATCGACATCCTGCCCACATTTGCCAGTCTCAGCGGGGCAAAGCTTCCAGAGAAGAAAATAGACGGCGTTGACATTACCTCCCTGCTTGAAGGCAGGGAAAATGCAGAGCCTCGAAAATATTATTTCTACTATTACGAAAAAGAGCTTGATGCTGTAAGACGCGGGCCTTGGAAGCTGGTATTCCCGCATAAATACCGCGGCTGCGAAGGGGTTGAGCCCGGGAAGAACGGCTTCCCCGGACCGAGAGAGCTTCGCAGGGCCGAGAAGGCTCTTTACAACCTGAACGAAGATATCGAGGAGCATAACAATGTTATTAACGAACACCCCGAGATAGTTAGAGAGCTTGAAAAACTGGCCGAATCTGTTAGAAAAGAGCTTGGCGACGGCAGGAAAAATATGCGCGGCAGCGGCCAGAGACCGGTCGGAAGAATATAA
- a CDS encoding glycoside hydrolase family 172 protein produces the protein MSKRFFTAIAIFSILIVADKGLSETVTFPSLLEEMVNPRITAQWPEPEYECLQFSSFDRDSRDKGVPSWWDNKDRSHFIRTEQNEGRKEFVLMDAEGPGAVVRFWSTWHGPGGGEFSNGTLRFYFNGSSEPEIEAPIADVLDKGYLAEAPLGNSVAKTTEYAKRGHNLYLPIPYSNGCKITYQTGAFIDRGAVEGEALYYIINCRKYTKGTDVKTFSLAQLEKNKALISEVQKTLEKGLKFSSKPAASFSAMLKKGDKSRITLAGSRCISGIKVKLGGGDVSEALRRAVIKIRFDGKPAVWAPLGDFFATGYQLHPYKTFYAGVKEDGTMYCRWIMPFRSDAQLAIENIGSGTVHIEKAEVYTEPWQWDENSLYFHSRWKQWKDIKTRSNKDNPANGAFDLNWITINGRGKYVGDALTIFNNAPRWWGEGDEKIYIDGEDFPSHFGTGTEDYYGYAWCRPAKFSAAFHAQPCGAGNFQRGFTVNSRFRSLDAIPFSKSLKFDMELWHWAETTVDYAPVMFWYAKKDSSSNLDPQPEEAIKPLPDISEEGRVQIDIEGAIEGERMQIVRCEGGRAFVQKNTRFGWSEDEQVWWQNGKPNQKLVLSFESEKSGKFKIYANLTKARDYAVVDIRVNGRLMKEGLDLFNPAVKARETLLGKAEIREGENSIEVQIKGANPKAVKRYMFGLDYIKLIEAE, from the coding sequence ATGTCAAAACGATTTTTTACTGCAATTGCGATATTCAGCATCCTTATTGTAGCTGATAAAGGGCTGAGCGAAACTGTAACTTTTCCTTCACTCCTTGAGGAAATGGTGAATCCGCGTATTACTGCCCAGTGGCCGGAGCCGGAGTATGAGTGTCTTCAGTTCAGCAGCTTCGACCGTGATTCCCGGGACAAGGGCGTCCCGAGCTGGTGGGACAATAAAGACAGAAGCCATTTCATTAGAACAGAGCAAAACGAAGGCAGAAAAGAATTCGTTTTGATGGATGCCGAAGGCCCCGGTGCGGTAGTGCGATTCTGGAGCACTTGGCACGGCCCGGGCGGAGGCGAATTCAGCAACGGTACATTGCGGTTCTATTTCAACGGAAGCAGCGAACCGGAAATTGAAGCCCCTATAGCCGATGTCCTCGACAAAGGCTATCTCGCAGAAGCACCTCTGGGCAATTCTGTTGCCAAAACTACAGAATACGCAAAGCGCGGCCATAACCTCTATTTGCCTATCCCATATTCTAACGGCTGCAAAATAACCTACCAGACCGGCGCCTTTATAGACAGAGGAGCTGTTGAGGGAGAGGCGCTTTACTACATAATCAACTGCAGAAAATATACGAAGGGAACCGATGTAAAGACGTTCTCTTTGGCCCAGCTCGAGAAAAACAAAGCACTCATCAGCGAGGTGCAGAAAACGCTGGAAAAAGGGTTGAAGTTTAGCTCAAAACCCGCTGCATCTTTCAGCGCAATGCTGAAAAAGGGCGATAAAAGCCGGATTACATTAGCCGGCAGCCGCTGCATTAGCGGTATTAAAGTTAAGCTTGGAGGCGGGGATGTCTCAGAGGCTCTTCGAAGAGCCGTTATCAAAATCCGCTTCGACGGCAAACCCGCTGTATGGGCTCCTCTGGGCGATTTCTTCGCCACTGGATACCAGCTCCATCCCTACAAGACCTTTTATGCAGGCGTTAAAGAGGATGGAACGATGTATTGCAGATGGATTATGCCTTTCAGAAGCGATGCCCAGCTCGCTATCGAGAATATCGGCAGCGGAACTGTTCATATCGAGAAGGCAGAGGTCTATACAGAGCCTTGGCAATGGGACGAAAACTCGCTCTACTTCCATTCGCGATGGAAGCAGTGGAAAGATATAAAAACCCGCAGCAATAAGGACAACCCCGCCAACGGGGCGTTCGATCTGAACTGGATTACAATAAACGGCAGGGGCAAGTATGTGGGCGATGCGCTCACGATTTTCAACAACGCTCCGAGATGGTGGGGCGAGGGCGATGAGAAGATCTACATCGACGGCGAAGATTTCCCGTCCCACTTCGGCACAGGTACAGAAGACTACTACGGCTATGCATGGTGCAGGCCGGCGAAATTCAGCGCTGCCTTCCACGCTCAGCCCTGCGGGGCGGGCAATTTCCAGCGCGGGTTTACGGTGAACAGCAGATTCCGCTCTCTGGACGCAATTCCGTTCAGCAAAAGCCTGAAATTCGATATGGAGCTTTGGCACTGGGCGGAAACCACTGTAGATTATGCCCCTGTGATGTTCTGGTATGCCAAGAAAGATTCCAGCTCGAATCTCGACCCCCAGCCCGAAGAGGCGATCAAGCCTCTGCCTGATATAAGCGAAGAGGGAAGGGTTCAGATCGATATTGAAGGCGCGATTGAAGGCGAGAGGATGCAGATAGTGCGATGCGAAGGAGGCAGGGCATTTGTTCAGAAGAATACGAGGTTCGGCTGGAGCGAGGACGAGCAGGTTTGGTGGCAGAACGGAAAACCGAATCAAAAGCTTGTATTGAGCTTTGAAAGCGAAAAAAGCGGGAAGTTCAAGATTTACGCAAACCTGACGAAGGCAAGAGACTACGCTGTAGTGGATATCAGGGTCAACGGTAGGCTTATGAAAGAGGGTCTTGATCTTTTCAATCCGGCAGTTAAGGCAAGAGAAACCCTGCTCGGGAAAGCCGAAATACGTGAGGGAGAGAATAGCATTGAGGTGCAGATCAAAGGCGCCAATCCAAAAGCGGTTAAGAGGTATATGTTCGGGCTTGATTATATAAAGCTTATTGAGGCTGAATAG
- a CDS encoding IS30 family transposase: protein MGYGHLTIDERESILKMRSERKNMTDIAKLIGRNKGTISRELSRNISSTGEYKPHLAQRYYRRRRAESKQPYHLEENGRLRRYVIGKLKKYLSPEQISGRIEIDYPDDIQMRVSPLTIYSWVKRDKVDGGVFYKFLRQGRRKRRKKHGSNDKRGRIPNKRSISERPEVVDKRNRFGDWEGDSVSGKGHGSFIATLVERASRYLLSGRMKDKSAQSMNETTRRLFRKIPKSKRQTMTVDNGKEFAQFKEMEKTVGLCCYFADPYSSYQRGTNENTNGLLRQFFPKGTDFKKVSDKELDKVVALINNRPRKCLKYRTPNEVLWSDEKSCASDFILRNFLSKEF from the coding sequence ATGGGCTATGGACATCTTACCATTGATGAACGGGAAAGCATATTAAAAATGCGTTCAGAACGAAAAAATATGACGGATATTGCCAAACTGATTGGTCGTAATAAAGGTACGATCAGCAGGGAACTGTCGCGTAATATCAGCTCAACAGGCGAGTATAAGCCTCATCTGGCGCAGCGGTATTATCGCAGGCGTAGGGCTGAATCCAAACAGCCTTATCACCTTGAAGAAAACGGACGGCTGAGGCGGTATGTGATTGGTAAACTCAAAAAATATCTGTCCCCTGAACAAATATCAGGCCGCATTGAGATAGACTATCCAGATGACATTCAAATGCGTGTAAGCCCTTTGACCATATATAGTTGGGTTAAACGAGACAAGGTTGACGGCGGTGTTTTTTACAAGTTTTTGCGTCAAGGCCGTCGCAAACGACGAAAGAAGCACGGCAGTAATGACAAGCGTGGCCGGATACCGAACAAACGTTCGATCAGTGAGCGTCCGGAGGTTGTTGACAAGCGTAATCGCTTCGGCGATTGGGAGGGTGACAGCGTCAGCGGTAAAGGACACGGTTCATTTATTGCGACACTTGTCGAGCGTGCAAGCCGCTATCTGCTCTCTGGCAGGATGAAAGATAAGAGTGCCCAGAGCATGAATGAAACCACCCGAAGGTTGTTCAGGAAGATACCAAAGTCCAAGCGTCAAACGATGACAGTTGACAATGGCAAGGAGTTTGCCCAGTTTAAAGAGATGGAAAAAACAGTCGGCCTATGCTGCTACTTTGCTGATCCATACAGTTCTTATCAGCGTGGAACTAATGAAAACACAAACGGCCTGCTTCGTCAGTTCTTCCCTAAGGGAACTGATTTTAAGAAAGTTAGTGATAAGGAACTTGACAAAGTTGTCGCCTTAATCAATAATCGACCAAGGAAATGTTTAAAATATCGGACACCAAATGAAGTGCTCTGGAGCGATGAAAAAAGTTGCGCTTCAGATTTTATTCTAAGAAATTTTTTATCTAAGGAGTTTTAA
- a CDS encoding enolase C-terminal domain-like protein: protein MKRREFLQASAAAAALGSSSAASAKSPSEHSQALSEHKISSIQYDRVKLNYPRHVGRNSRLGHHGRGPTVSICKIRTNKGAEGWGVFPAGRDRAGFLNDSLKGIKISELISPASGIKYSAPEQLDIALHDLAGKILDMPVYKMLGAEGPASTNCYSGMIYFDDLDPEDNPAGIDKVLENCRYDYNFGYRQFKIKIGRGKKWMPEKEGMQRDIDVTNEIAKAFPYATLLADANDMYTYQDTIEYLKGIGDTELYWMEEPFREEEEGFRKLKKWLKESGKSTFIADGEWGPVQAQLISLAKKGLLDYYLTDIIGLGFSPWRDMMPRLKKMSILASPHAWGSMLKTCYISHLSRGLGNIPTIEGVTCFSDDVDFSGFEIENGKISTPETPGFGLKLLKS, encoded by the coding sequence ATGAAAAGACGTGAATTCCTTCAGGCATCCGCCGCTGCAGCGGCTCTTGGGTCTTCATCCGCTGCATCTGCAAAATCACCATCCGAGCATTCGCAGGCTCTATCAGAACACAAAATCAGCTCGATACAGTACGACAGGGTAAAGCTGAACTATCCCCGCCATGTAGGGCGAAATTCCCGCCTCGGACACCACGGCAGGGGACCGACAGTCAGCATCTGCAAAATCCGTACAAACAAAGGCGCAGAGGGTTGGGGCGTGTTCCCGGCAGGCAGAGACAGAGCGGGCTTTCTGAATGATTCGCTAAAAGGCATAAAAATTTCAGAGCTTATATCCCCTGCCTCAGGCATAAAATACTCTGCTCCCGAGCAGCTTGATATCGCCCTGCACGACCTTGCCGGCAAGATTCTGGATATGCCGGTTTACAAGATGCTCGGCGCAGAAGGCCCAGCGAGCACAAACTGCTACAGCGGTATGATATACTTCGACGACCTCGACCCGGAGGACAACCCCGCAGGTATAGACAAGGTGCTCGAGAACTGCCGATACGACTACAACTTCGGATACAGGCAGTTCAAGATAAAGATAGGGCGCGGAAAGAAATGGATGCCCGAGAAAGAGGGTATGCAGCGGGATATTGATGTTACAAACGAGATTGCCAAGGCCTTCCCTTATGCCACCCTGCTTGCTGATGCAAACGATATGTACACTTATCAGGACACAATCGAATACCTCAAAGGAATCGGCGATACAGAGCTCTACTGGATGGAAGAGCCCTTCCGCGAAGAGGAAGAAGGCTTCAGGAAGCTAAAAAAATGGCTCAAGGAAAGCGGCAAATCAACCTTCATTGCAGATGGCGAATGGGGACCTGTTCAAGCGCAGCTCATATCGCTGGCAAAGAAAGGCCTTCTCGACTATTACCTCACAGATATTATCGGATTGGGCTTTTCGCCTTGGAGGGATATGATGCCTCGCCTAAAAAAGATGAGCATCCTCGCCTCGCCGCATGCGTGGGGGTCTATGCTGAAAACATGCTATATCTCCCACCTCTCAAGAGGGCTCGGGAATATCCCCACGATTGAAGGGGTAACCTGCTTTTCCGATGACGTGGATTTCTCAGGCTTCGAGATTGAAAACGGGAAAATATCCACCCCGGAAACACCGGGCTTTGGCCTCAAACTTCTCAAAAGCTGA
- a CDS encoding CobW family GTP-binding protein, whose product MAVSVYVLTGYLGAGKTTALNSILKSEQFRDKRISLIINEFGKIGVDGKLLENHSFPLYEINKGSVFCVCTKTDFIKTVTQIREQANTDILIIEATGIAESCDIESFMKEPIFKQGFEIKANVCLVDAANFTKIAPFLKPAVSQVQYADLINITKTDIADEDEIAAVEKLVRNYNPQARITLGTYGRGLAEDIIQTKRIERESAGISMTPPEDVIAVSFTPEGNVSREEFLSLLDKLKNQILRLKGYVNFDGQLEYIEVVCGKVFSRKEPSNKRPSLTVIAWKISREEIEQKFKNVLKI is encoded by the coding sequence GTGGCAGTTTCAGTTTATGTTTTAACAGGGTATCTTGGGGCGGGAAAAACCACCGCCCTGAACTCAATCCTGAAAAGCGAACAGTTCAGGGATAAGAGAATCTCGCTTATAATCAATGAATTCGGGAAGATCGGCGTTGACGGCAAACTTCTGGAAAACCACTCTTTCCCGCTTTACGAAATCAACAAAGGCAGCGTTTTCTGCGTTTGCACAAAAACGGATTTCATCAAAACCGTTACCCAAATCAGGGAGCAGGCAAATACAGATATACTTATAATCGAGGCTACCGGCATAGCGGAGTCGTGCGATATTGAAAGCTTTATGAAAGAACCGATATTTAAGCAGGGATTTGAGATAAAGGCGAATGTATGCCTCGTGGATGCGGCAAACTTCACCAAAATTGCACCTTTCCTCAAGCCTGCTGTATCTCAGGTGCAGTATGCTGATCTAATAAACATAACCAAAACCGACATCGCAGATGAAGATGAGATTGCAGCTGTTGAGAAGCTGGTGAGAAACTACAACCCGCAGGCAAGGATTACCCTCGGCACTTACGGCAGAGGGCTTGCTGAGGATATCATCCAAACAAAACGCATTGAAAGAGAATCTGCAGGCATATCAATGACCCCGCCTGAGGATGTAATCGCTGTTTCGTTCACTCCGGAAGGAAACGTAAGCAGAGAAGAGTTCTTATCGCTTTTGGACAAACTCAAAAATCAAATCCTGAGGCTCAAAGGCTATGTGAATTTTGACGGGCAGCTCGAATATATAGAAGTTGTATGCGGAAAAGTTTTCAGCAGAAAAGAGCCTTCAAACAAGCGTCCTTCGCTTACGGTAATTGCATGGAAAATAAGCAGGGAAGAGATTGAACAGAAATTCAAAAACGTACTGAAAATATAG